The Dioscorea cayenensis subsp. rotundata cultivar TDr96_F1 chromosome 18, TDr96_F1_v2_PseudoChromosome.rev07_lg8_w22 25.fasta, whole genome shotgun sequence genome includes the window AAGGCTTGTACaaatgtttcttctttttgaacAATTCTTTAATGCCTTTCCGAGCCCTATATTTTCCATCATACACATATCCCATTGCTAGCTTTTCATCAGAATCACAAATCCGTAACAAACGAATCAATGGACCCATTATCTTCACCATTATCAAGCAATTTCTCCaaaaattttcatccaaaataatttgttttacttCTCTCCCTTTTTGcatattaagaaattttttgaagtttgaagaAACAACCAAAGCTTGTAAGTGACTTCTATGGTCATGCAAACTCTTCAATGCAATAAAAGTAGTGGCAAAGCGAGTAACTCCTGGACGAATAATTTCTGTCCAATTTGGTTGGTTTCTCAACCAATTCAAAACCCATTTATGATTGTAGATGAAAACCGTTATCTTTGAAGCAAGAATGGCCAAGCTATGAATAGTAGGCATTTCAGAAATATCTTTCATAATCAAATTTATAGAATGAGCGGCACATGCAGACCAATAAATATTAACATACTTCTCTGTAATCTTCCTTTCAGCAGCCTTGGAATTTGCTCCATTATCTGTCACCATATGAACTACATTTTTAGGACCAACTATTTCAATAATTTCAGAAAAGAGATTGCACAATGTCTCTGCACTTGTAATAAAGCCTGAAGCATCAACTGACTTAATAAATGATATCCCTTTAGGAGAATATacaagaaaattgatcaaagatCTTTGTCTAGAATCTGTCCATCCATCACCAATGATTGTGCATCCTGTTTCAGCccaagttttttaaaaactatcaaTAGTCAACTTTACTTGTTGCTTGCAATCTCTTAACAAGTTAACTCTTAATGCATGATAACTAGGACCAGTATAACCATGGCCCATACTTGCTATCTTGCTAATTGGAACTTGAAAGAAAGGAGAATTAATAGCATTTAGTGGAATGCATGCATGATAGAACCACATCGCAATTGACATATCAGTATCATGCCATTTCTCCTTACTTTGCAAAGAAGCTTTTATACTTGGTTGGGTAGGATCGGCAATTCCATGTGTAAAATATGATTCAATGCCAGAAGAAGCTTTTCTTTTACCTTTGGGACTTGCACTCACACAATTACTACTTTTGCCTACTTGACAAGAAGTGTCTTCAACATCATTACCTTCAAGTTCATCAAAACATCCTTTCTTCTCTTTGGCCTTTTGAACATTTTCTTTCAATGATCCTTGTATCAAAAATTGAACATCTGAAGGTACTCGCTTGCATGAATCAACATTGCCTTTTGATCCAGCAAGATGTTGCTTCATTCTGTTAATCCCTCCTCCTGAATTTTGTTTATGACAAAAATTGCAAACCAACACTCTTTTTCCTTAAGAATTTTGAGCCTCACTTATATATCTCCATGCAATGTCTTTTTTTTGTCGAATATTTACACTAGCAGATTGCACTTCATTTGATGGTGTCGATCCAGATTCATTAGTATCCATTTTGTTCGAAtctttataagattttaaaaacaaaaacaaagatgtTATATAGAAACATGAATGGAATGATAAATTTAAGAAACATTATCTAGGTGCATGCATTTATAAGGCTTGATAATTATAATAGCATGCAtgcattataatatatatttaattatacatatatataataacattatcatggtatatatttaattatacatatacaaTTATAATAGCATGCAtgcattataatatatatttaattatacatatatatatatataataacattatcacggcatatatttaattatatatataaggatgATAATCTCAATGTTAGTGAAAGCCAATCTCAAAGGCCATTGTTGTC containing:
- the LOC120282824 gene encoding uncharacterized protein LOC120282824, giving the protein MKQHLAGSKGNVDSCKRVPSDVQFLIQGSLKENVQKAKEKKGCFDELEGNDVEDTSCQVGKSSNCVSASPKGKRKASSGIESYFTHGIADPTQPSIKASLQSKEKWHDTDMSIAMWFYHACIPLNAINSPFFQVPISKIASMGHGYTGCTIIGDGWTDSRQRSLINFLVYSPKGISFIKSVDASGFITSAETLCNLFSEIIEIVGPKNVVHMVTDNGANSKAAERKITEKYVNIYWSACAAHSINLIMKDISEMPTIHSLAILASKITVFIYNHKWVLNWLRNQPNWTEIIRPGVTRFATTFIALKSLHDHRSHLQALVVSSNFKKFLNMQKGREVKQIILDENFWRNCLIMVKIMGPLIRLLRICDSDEKLAMGYVYDGKYRARKGIKELFKKKKHLYKPYTSIIKERWNSTLRTGIHVLAYWLNQAFLFDEHNLCQKLEVQRGILDVIEQQTMFKPTELMEEMKIFRERQKTFVRPLALNTLLLLMNDGNSLVVMFLICKSWQLGFLVKLFLLLGENAIGVLGSKDRSCDPIDYECIDKTEFWVVEEEPEGELDYDELESMVEEQPRMDEESTNLSKGGNEDDTVVIEDDDNTMVGVQGMTTNELDEENWLA